A region of the Sinorhizobium arboris LMG 14919 genome:
GCCACCGGGCGATGTGACGTTCTGGCGCAGGCGGGCTGCATCGTCGGGGGACTGATGGAGGAGTTCACCAGCCCCCGCGACGGTTTCCCGAGCAAGACGCATGGCTAGGTCCGCCTCGAGTCCGGCCTTGCGCCCGGCCTCGGCCATGCACTCGACGAGATAGAAGACATAGGCCGGGCCGCTGCCGGAGACGGCGGTCACGGCATCGATATCCGCTTCGGTTCGGACCCATTCGACGGGGCCGCTGACTTTCAGCAGATCTTGCACCAGCGCGCGTTGCGCTTCGCTGACGCGGGCATTTGCGAAGGCGCCGGTAACACCACGCCCGATCATGGCCGGCGTGTTCGGCATGGCGCGCACCGTCGCAGCCTCGCCCAGATGACGCTCGATGAAACCGAGCGTCTTGCCGGCGGCCACAGACACGACAACCGTCTGGGAACCGACGAGTCCCTTCAGGGGCGGCAGCGCAGTTTCCATCACCTGCGGCTTGACGGCGAGGAATATCGCGCCGGCCTTGACGCCCGCGGGGGCGGAGGTCGCATGTTGAACACCGCTATCCGCCATGAGCTTTGCCATCGCCGGCGACGGACCAGGGTCGATGACGAGCACGTCGTTTCCACGCACTCCGCTTTTGAGCCAGCCCGCGAGCATGGCGCCGCCCATATTGCCGGCGCCGACGAGTACGATCGGACCCGAAACGGCAATGCTCACTTCATGCCTCCCCAACGGTCTCGAACAACACCGCGTCGACCGCACGCTGCGCATCCATGCCCGACCAGACGACGAATTGGAATGCCTGGAAATAGGACTCGCAGGCGTCGAGCGCGTTCGAAAGAAGCACCTCGACCTGCTGGTTCGTAGGCTCCGCTCCGCCAGCGAGCAACAGAGATTGCCGGAAGATGATGACTTCTTCTTGGCGCCAAAGATCGAAATGACCCATCAGCACCTGGCCGTTGATATGGGATAGAAGCCGGATCACCTCGTTCGCGCGGCTGTCCGGCACCTTGATGTCGAAGGCACAAGCCAGATGCAGCGCCTCGAACTCCTCCATCCAGGAAAAGGAAACATGGTAATCCGCCCACCTGCCTTCGACGGTCATGGCAATTTCGTCTTCGCCGGATCGTTCGAAGGACCAGTCATTGTTCGCGGCAACGAACTCGATCATATCGACCGGGTTGGACTGGCGCTCGACTTCCATTTCCAAAAGGCTCATGCATCACCCTAAAGGCGCGGCACAGGCGCGCAGAGTCACGCTCACAGGACGCAACACTGCAAACCCAATACCGGATACGAACACTATGATTGCTGGACCTGCGGCTATCCTGGCTTACTTACCCTGCCCGGAGCTTGCATGATCCGTGTCGAATCATCATTTAAAATCAGTGTATAACGGCAGAGTCAGCGTGCCAGCCCCTGGGCCGAAAAATTGCAGGGAAGAATGGCGCCCGGCGCTATGATTTTGATTCAGCGCGGCTGCTTAAACGACTCTGCGATAAAGGTTTTTTGCCAGTGTCCACAGGTGGAAAACTTTTCAGCTTTTGTTAACCGTGGCGGCGGCGAGACGAAAGACTACAGGCCATGGCGGCGTGGCCGTCCGGCCCCGCGCAGCATCCGCCGGCAGGCCTGCAGCTCCAAGACCGAATCCGAGCGACGTCCGGCGCCAAGGCTGCCCTTTTTACTTACCCGTGGTAATGTCGCCGGCTGCCGGACCGGTCGTGGCCAGGCGCGCTTCCAGAGCTTCGATGCGGGCAAGGAGGGCGTCGTTTTCGTCCCGTGCCCGCGCCGCCATCTCTTTGACCGCCTCGAACTCCTCGCGCTTGACGACGTCGAGCGAATTCAGCCAGTTTTCGGTTTGCGCGCGGAATGCCGCCTCGACCTCGCGCCGCACCCCTTGGGCCGCGCCTGCGGCATCCGTCATCAGCCGGGCGAGATCATCGAGAATACGGTTGGCCCCTGTGCTCATCTTTCTGGTCTCCATTTCATCCCGCCACATGCGGCGGAGCTTATGATTTCAGGTAGGATCCCCGAAGTGAGGATGCAAGGAAAATGACGTCCGCGACGCCGTTCAAGCTTCTCCGGGCCCCTTGTATTTGCGATGAGGCAATGCGGCAATATAGCGTGCTGCGGCCACCTTGTACGCTCGAAAGTGGCGGCGGCCTCGTTGCGCGGCGGCGGCAGGTGCTTGACCGCGCCGGATTCGCTCGTCATCTTCCGGCGAAATTATCGGTCCGGCACGAGAGAAGACCTTGGAAACAATCGCGACCCGCCTCGCCATCCTCCCCTTCCCCGAAATCGACCCGGTCATCTTCACGATCGGGCCGCTCGCCGTGCGCTGGTACGGGCTCGCCTATGTCGCAGGGATACTCCTCGGATGGCTCTATGCGCGCCGCATAATCCAGAACGCTTCCCTCTGGCGCAACGGCACTGCGCCCTTCAACCTGGCGCAGCTTGACGACTTCCTCCTCTGGGCGGCCGGCGGCATCGTGCTTGGCGGGCGCATCGGCTACATCCTTTTTTACGATCTCGGCTCCATCCTTGAGAATCCCGTCCGCGCGATCCAGATTTGGAACGGCGGCATGTCCTTTCATGGCGGCCTTCTCGGCACGACGCTGGCGATGATCATTTTTGCGCGCAGGAACGCAATCCACCTCTGGAGCCTGTTCGACGTCGTGGCAGCAGTGGTGCCGATCGGGCTCTTCTTCGGGCGCATAGCCAATTTCATCAATGGAGAACTCTGGGGCCGCCTGTCTTCGATGCCCTGGGCGGTCGTCTTCCCGACGGGAGGCCCCTTTGCCCGTCATCCGAGCCAGCTTTACGAGGCTGCCCTCGAGGGTATTGTGCTTCTCGCCGTGCTCGCTTGGTTCGTCTATCGCCGCAAAGCCTTGAAAATTCCCGGCCTGGTCACCGGCATCTTCGTCTGCGGCTATGCGGCAAGCCGAATTTTCGTGGAATTCTTCCGCGAACCGGACGCACAGATCGGCTATCTTGCGGGGGGCTGGCTTACCATGGGAATGGTGCTTTCACTGCCGATGGCGCTGGTCGGAATCTGGGCTATTGCGCGAGCGCGCAGCGCGGCCGCCGCCGCTTGACTGGACAAGTCATGACGAATCCCCTCGCCGACAAGATCAAGGCGCTGATCCGGACCACCGGGCCGATCAGCGTGACCGACTACTTTTCCCTCTGCCTTGCCGATCCGCAGCATGGCTACTATCGCGCCCGTGAACCGTTCGGACGGGCGGGCGACTTCACCACCGCGCCGGAGGTCAGCCAGCTCTTCGGCGAGATGATCGGCATATTCCTGGTGCATGCATGGCAGCAGCACGCCGCGCCTGCAAACGCGATTATCGCCGAGATCGGTCCGGGCCGCGGCACGATGATGTCCGACATGCTCCGCGTCATCCGCCGGCTGGCGCCGGCACTATACCGGACCGCCACCGTTCATCTCGTCGAAACCAGCGAGCGGCTTCGCCAGGTGCAGGCCCGGACCTTGGCCGAACACGAAGGCAAGGTCCGCTGGCATGAGAGCTTCGACGGTCTTCCCTCAGGTTTCCTGCTTCTGGCTGCGAACGAGCTTTTCGACGCAATTCCGATCCGTCAGTTCGTGCGGACCGCGCAGGGCTTCCGCGAGCGCATGGTCGGTCTCGACGCGGAGGGCCGATTGACCTTTGCCGCAGGCATTGCCGGCATCGATCCGACATTGCTGCCCTCTGCCGCCGCATCCGTCCCGGAAGGCATGATATTCGAGATTTCGCCGGCCCGCGACGCGGTGATGGCCGCGCTCTGCGAGCGCCTCCGCGCCGGCGGCGGCACGGCGATCATTATCGACTACGGTCATCTGGCGACCGGCTACGGCGACACGCTGCAGGCCGTCCGCAACCATGAATACGATCCGCCGCTTGCCAATCCCGGCCTCGCCGACCTGACCAGCCACGTCGATTTCGAACAGTTGGCGAGCCGTGCCAAAGCGGAGGGCGTGCAGATCAACGGACTTGCCCGGCAGGGCGATTTCCTGGTCGGCCTCGGTCTCCTGGAACGCGCCGCGGCCCTCGGCCGGGACAAGGACGAGACGACTCAGGAAGGCATCCGCGGCGACGTCGAGCGGCTTGCGGGTTCGGGCACGGGAAACATGGGAGAACTGTTCAAGGTGCTGGTGGTAAGCAGTCCTGAAGTCGCCTTGACGCCTTTTCAGAAGAAGGCGCTTTAAAGCCAGGCCGCCGAATCGCGCATGCCGTGAACAACAGCTGCAACCAGGATGCCGTAGGAGCCGCTCGTATTTTGCCACGGCGTACGCGTTCTGCTGTCAATCCTTTCAGAAAAGCCGTACGGTCCACGTCCTTGCCTTCGTCCGCCGGGCATCCCTTGGTTGGGCAATTGACAGCCCCCGCCTGCCGGGTCAACATCGCGCCGGCAAATCAGCTGCAATTCGACGGGCCGCAACGCGCCCTCAATTCCAACGAACTTAGAGAATCACGAGGGCGAAAACACCGAATGCAGGATGATGTCTCGCCATCCCCCGTGCAGAGCCCGCTCTTCGACGCGAAGGCAGGCCCGGCAATCGCACACGGCTATTTCACCCGCAAGGGAGGCGTCTCCGAGGGCATCTATCGCGGCTTGAATGTCGGTCTCGGCTCCAACGACGAGCGCGAACGTGTCGGCGAGAACCGAGCCCGGGTCGCCCGCTGGTTCGAGGCGGAGCCACGACGGCTTGCCACGGTGCACCAGGTCCATTCGGCGGACGCAATCGTCGTCGACGGCAGTTACGACGGCGCACGACCGGATGCGGATGCGCTGGTGACGGCGACGCCGGGCATCGTCCTCGGCGTCCTCTCCGCCGACTGCGGTCCCGTCCTCTTCGCCGATCCGGAAGCAGGCGTCATCGGTGCTGCCCACGCCGGATGGAAGGGCGCGCTCGGCGGCGTGCTCGAAAGCACCATCGAAGCGATGACCTCGCTCGGTGCCCGCCGCGAGCGAATCATCGCCTGCCTCGGCCCGTCGATCAGCCAGAAGCATTATGAGGTCGGCCCCGAATTCGTAGCCCGTTTCGTCGACGCCGAGGCAAGCTACGAGTCGTTTTTCGCGCCTTCGGGACGCGACGGCCATGCCATGTTCGATCTGCCCGGACTGACGGTCCGGCGGCTGGCCGAAGCCGGCGTAACGGCGGAGAACCTCGGCATCTGCACCTATGCGGACGAGGACCGCTTCTTCTCCTATCGCCGCGCGACGCATAGGCGGGAGCCTGATTACGGACGGCAGATGTCCGCGATTTCCATACGGGAGGTTTGAGATGGCGCTTCATTTCGCCGAAGAGGAATATGCGGCCCGCCTGGCGCGGCTGACGGCCAAGATGCAGGAAGAAAAGCTCGACGCAATGCTGCTCTTCGCGCAGGAGAGCATGTATTGGCTGACCGGCTACGACACCTTCGGCTATTGCTTCTTCCAGACGCTCGTCGTCAAGCGGGATGGGACGATGGTCCTGCTCACCCGTTCGGCCGACCTGCGCCAGGCGCGCCATACATCGAATATCGAGCGCATCGAAATATGGGTGGACCGGGTCAATGCGGATCCGGCGATGGATCTTAAGAACCTGCTCAGCGAACTCGACCTCCTCGGCTGCCGCATCGGTGTCGAATACGACACGCACGGCATGACCGGAAGAACGGCGCGCCTCGTCGATCACCAGCTCTCAACTTTCGGGGAACTGGTCGACGCCTCGCTGCTCGTCAGCCGCCTGCGTCTGATCAAGAGCCCGGCGGAGATCGCGCATGTCGAGAAGGCGGCTAGCCTTGCCGACGACGCGCTCGACGCGGCGCTGCCACTCATCCGTCCAGGCGGCAGCGAGGCGGATATCCTCGCGGCCATGCAGGGTGCCGTCTTCGCGGGCGGCGGCGACTATCCGGCGAACGAGTTCATCATCGGTTCCGGAGCCGACGCGCTGCTCTGCCGCTACAAGGCGGGCCGGCGCAACCTCGACGCCAATGATCAGCTCACGCTCGAATGGACCGGTGTGAGCGCCCATTACCATGCGGCAATGATGCGCACGATCGTGATCGGCGAACCCAGCAACCGCCACCGCGAGCTCTACAGCGCCTGCCGGGAAACGATCCAGGCGATCGAAATGGTGCTTCGGCCCGGCAATACCTTCGGGACGGTTTTCGACGTGCATGCGAAAATCATGGACGAGCGCGGCCTTGCCCGGCACCGTCTGAACGCCTGCGGCTATTCGCTCGGCGCACGCTTCTCGCCCTCCTGGATGGAGCACCAGATGTTCCATATCGGCAATCCGCAGGAGATCGAGCCGGACATGTCCCTCTTCGTCCATATGATCATCATGGATTCCGACAGCGGCACCGCCATGACGCTCGGCCAGACCTATCTCACCACGGCCGACACCCCCCGGCCGCTCTCGCGCTACGGACTGGACTTCATATCTGCGTAAGGAAATCGCCCTATGATTTCCGCCGGAGTGAAGAGCGCGCCGGCGGCTGATGCCGTTGCAGTGACCTTTGCGCATCCTACCAGGGGGCGCGCGGGCCTGTGGCGGCCGCGTCCGGCGCCGAGAAAGTTCGAGTGGAGACGGTGGGAACGATGCGCAAGCAGATCAATCCGATCGCAAGCCTTGGCCTTGCCGCAGCCTTGGTCGGCTGCAACACGACGGACGCCCTGATCCCGCAGGTGGACGTGGGCGAAGGCACTTTCCGCTCCCCACCGGTGACCCAGTCGGATCTCGACGCCATGTCGACGCAGACCGCGGTGATGCCGGTGGAAAGCGTGCCGCCGGGCCGCACCGCGGCCTTCGCCGCGCAGCCGAATATTTCGGGCCCGCCTCCCCGACACGCGAGCGGCAATGTCGGCTATAGCGATTACACCGACCCGGCCGGAACGCTGGAAGGCCAGGCAAACCGCCTGGCCGGGGGTGAAGCACCGATACAGGCAACTCAGCCTCAAGCGGCGCCCACCCAGGTCACTCAGCATCCGGCTCCGCCGGTGGAAGATGCGACGCAGGAGGCTGGCGGCGAGCAGACAGCAGCCGACCAGACGGCAGAGGAGCCTGCACAAAGGCAGCATGCCGCCGCATCTCCTGCGGCAGCCACAGCGGGCTCCGGCGGCATCCGATTCCTGCCGATCATCGGCGCGCCGGTCCAGGCGGTCACGCCACTCTCGAAACAGCTCGGCGCCTCGGCGCGCAGCCAGGGGCTCGCGATCAAGAGCTCCACCGACAAAACCAGCGACCATATCCTCAAGGGATATTTTTCAGCGCTCAACGACGGCGGCAAGACGACGGTCGTCTATGTCTGGGACATACTCGACGGCAGCGGCAATCGCCTGCATCGCATCCAGGGACAGGACTCCGTTGCAAAGACCGCGACCGACCCCTGGAGCGCCGTCCCGGCTGAGACGATGGAGGCGATCGCCAGCGAGACGATCGACGCCTATCTCGAATGGCGCCGATCGTCCGCGGGCTAGCGCCTCCGCTCGGATTCCGCTGCTGCACGCTCGGATACCGGCCGCCCGCCCCGGAATCGCCATCATCCCGGCCGGCTGACGCAAAGTTTTTCGGATATTGGGCGCTGCGCCGCAGCAATCCCCTTGCATTCACCTTCAAGGACGCTAAAAAGCGGCCGATCAGCTCTGACAGCGGCCGTCCGCAGTGATTGCCCGCAATCGGAATGGCTCACGGAATCTGCGCGGAGAACCCACCCCCCGGACGACCGGACGTGGCCGCGCCAGCTCAAGGCGGACCGTCAATGAAGGTTTTCGCAGGCAATTCGAACCGGCTGCTGGCCGAAGCGATCTGCAACTATCTTAACCTGCCGCTCGGCAAAGCCACAGTAAGGCGCTTCGCCGATCAGGAAATCTTCGTCGAGATCGGCGAGAACGTGCGCGGCGAGGACGTCTTCATCGTCCAGTCGACCTCCTTCCCCACGAACGATCATCTGATGGAACTTCTCATCATGATCGACGCGGTCCGCCGCTCCTCGGCCCGCCGCATCACCGCCGTGCTCCCCTATTTCGGCTATGCCCGGCAGGACCGAAAGCCCGGTCCTCGCACCCCGATCTCCGCCAAGCTGGTCGCCAATCTCATTACCGAAGCCGGTGCCGACCGGGTTCTGACCCTCGACCTGCACGCCGGCCAGATCCAGGGCTTCTTCGATATCCCGACCGACAACCTCTACGCCGTTCCGATTCTGGCGCGAGACGTCAAGGAGAACTACAATCTCAAGAACGTCATGGTCGTTTCGCCTGACGTCGGCGGCGTCGTGCGCGCCCGGGCGCTCGCCAAGCGGCTCGACTGTCTGCTGGCGATCGTCGACAAGCGTCGCGACCGCCCCGGTGAATCGGAAGTCATGAACGTCATCGGGGAAGTAAACGGCAAGGACTGCCTCCTCATCGACGATATCGTCGATTCCGGCGGTACGCTCTGCAACGCCGCCGAGGCACTGCTGAAGAACGGCGCGACGAGCGTCACCGCCTATATCACCCACGGCGTCCTTTCCGGCGGCGCAGTCGCCCGCGTCACGTCTTCGATGCTGAAGGAGCTGGTGATCACCGATTCGATCCAGCCGACGACGGCGGTTCAGTCGGCGCACAACATCCGTGTGATCTCCACCGCTGCACTGCTCGGCGAGGCGATCAGCCGCACGAGCCAGGAAGAATCGGTCTCGAGCCTGTTCGACTGACTTCGGTACGCCTGCTCGCCCTCCATCCTGTGCTCGTCAGGGAATGAGGGAAGGGAAGACGCTGAAATCTGCCGATGGGGTGGGCGAGACTATCCCGCGGGTGGGCGATGATTTTGGCCCACCTGCGTGTTGAAAGGTCATCACTAAGCAGCGTAACCGTCCAGCCCTATAGGCCGGTAAGCCGAAACACGGATAGGCGGGTGCGGTAGAATTCCAGAGCGGCCGCCGCTCATCTCTTGACGTCCAGCATATAGGATGCGGCCTCGCGGGCGGGCATGGCGTCGCTCGCATAGGTGAAAGTGCCGTGCTCCCTCACCTCTCGCGCCGCGCGCATGAGTCCCGCGAGCGCCGCCCGCGCGAACGAACCGCCGACACTGATGCGCTTCACGCCCGCCTCCTGCAGTTGCTCCACCGTGTAGACCTGCCCGGCGAGGCCCATGACCACGTTGACCGGGCGCTTGACGGAAGAGCAGACCGTCCGGATCGCTTCGATGTCGGGCAGCCCCGGCGCGTAAAGAACATCCGCGCCGGCCTCCTCGAACGCGACAAGACGCCGGATGGTATCGTCGAGGTCAGGCCGCCCGCACAGGAAGTTCTCCGCACGCGCGGTCAGGACAAAGGGACGCTTGCGGGCTTCCTGCGCGGCGGCGGCGACACGTTCTACTGCCAAGTCGAACTCGAAAACGGGATCGGCGGCATCACCGGTCGCATCTTCGATCGAGCCGCCGACCAGCCCGACGCCTGCCGCAAGCGATACCGTTTCGGCACAGCACCGGGGATCCTCGCCGAAGCCGTCCTCCAGATCGGCGGACACAGGCAATTCGGTCGCCTCGACGATAGCGCGGGCATTCTGCAATATGACGTCGCGCGACAGAGCCGCCGCCGAATCCCTCCGGCCGATGGAAAAGGCAAGCCCGGCGCTCGTCGTCGCCAAAGCCTCGAAGCCCATTGCCGCGAGAATTCGGGCGGATCCCGCATCCCAGGGATTGGGAATTACGAAAGCGCCCTCGCGCTCGTGCAATGCGCGGAAGGCCCGATATTTGTCCTGCTGCTTTTCCATGCCGCCATCCGTGCTTCGAGATTGCCAGCGATAGCACGAAATGAACAAAAAGCGAACAGATTGTCGCCCGCGGTCACGCGCGGGGCTGCACCGCGCAAGCCCCTCCGCCGCCGAACAAGCGGGAACGTGTGAGGAAACGCCTCTCCCGGCCGTTATCCAGTGAAAACATGCCGCCCCTGCCCGGCACGACGTCGATGATCAGCTGCGTGTGCTTCCAGAGCTGGTACTGGCTCGAGCTGATATAGACGGGCACGCCGTCGATCTCGCCGAGCTTCACATCGTTATCGCCGACGATATAGTCGCCCGCCGGGTAGCACATGGGCGACGAGCCGTCGCAGCAGCCGCCCGACTGATGAAAGAGTATATCCGGATGATCGCGCCGGATTTCGCGGATGAGGTCTATCGCCGCATCCGTCGCAAGCACGCGCGGCTCCGCTGCTTCCTCGCTCAATTTGCATCTCCTCATTCGCAAGGCGGGCGGGCCCCCGATGAAGCATCGGGAGCCCGCCGTGAGCATCCGGCTGAGCGGCACGAGGAAAGGCTAGGCGGCCCCGCCCGCATCCGGCCCTACAGCGATCCTATCAGAAGAAGCCGAGCGCCTTCGGGCTGTAGCTCACCAGCATGTTCTTCGTCTGCTGGTAGTGATCGAGCATCATCTTGTGCGTCTCGCGCCCGATGCCGGACTGCTTGTAGCCGCCAAAGGCGGCATGCGCCGGATAGGCGTGATAGCAATTGGTCCAGACGCGGCCGGCCTCGATCGCGCGACCGAAGCGGTAGCAGCGATTGGCATCGCGGCTCCACACGCCGGCACCAAGCCCATAGAGCGTGTCGTTGGCGATCTCCAGCGCCTCGGCCTCCGTCCTGAAGGTCGTGACGGAAACGACGGGGCCGAAAATCTCCTCCTGAAAGATGCGCATCCTGTTATGGCCGTGGAATACGGTCGGCTTGACGTAATAGCCGCCGGAAAGGTCGCCTTCGAGCACATTGCGGCCGCCGCCGGTCAGGACCTCGGCGCCTTCCTCCTTGCCGATCTCGATATAGGCGAGGATTTTCTCGAGCTGTTCGCTCGAAGCCTGGGCGCCGATCATCGTTGCGTCATCGAGCGGATTGCCCTGGCGGATCGCCTCGACCCTCTTTACCGCCCGCTCCATGAAGCGGTCGTAGATGCTCTCCTGAACAAGCGCCCGGCTCGGGCAGGTGCAGACCTCGCCCTGGTTCAGCGCGAACATGGCGAAGCCTTCCAGTGCCTTGTCGAAGAAGTCGTCATCCTCGCTGGCAACGTCCGCGAAGAAGATGTTCGGCGACTTTCCGCCGAGCTCCAGCGTGACCGGGATGAGGTTCTGGCTGGCATATTGCATGATCAGCCGCCCGGTCGTCGTCTCGCCGGTAAAAGCGATCTTGGCGATGCGCGGGCTGGTGGCGAGCGGTTTGCCCGCTTCGAGGCCGAAGCCGTTCACGATATTGAGGACACCCGGCGGCAGGAGGTCGCCGATAAGTTCAGCCCAGACGAGGATCGAGCCCGGCGTCTGCTCGGCCGGCTTCAGCACGACGCAATTTCCGGCGGCAAGCGCCGGCGCAAGCTTCCAGGCGGCCATCAGGATCGGGAAGTTCCAGGGAATGATCTGGCCGACGACGCCGAGCGGCTCGTGGAAATGATAGGCGACGGTGTCGTGGTCGATCTCGCCGATCGAGCCTTCCTGCGCACGGATGCAGGCCGCGAAATAGCGGAAATGGTCGATCGCCAGCGGAATGTCGGCGGCCATCGTCTCCCGGATCGGCTTGCCGTTGTCCCAGGTTTCGGCCCGTGCCAGGAGCTCGAGATTGTCCTCCATGCGGGCGGCTATCTTCATGAGGATGTTGGACCTCTCCGTCGTCGAGGTCCGGCCCCATTTTTCCCGGGCGGCGTGCGCCGCGTCGAGGGCGATCTCGATGTCGGCGGCGTCCGAACGGGCGACCTGGCAAAGCGTGCCGCCGGTGATCGGCGTCGTGTTGTCGAAGTAGCGTCCCGCAACGGGCTCGCGCCATTGGCCGCCGATGAAGTTTCCGTATTTCTGCTTGTAAGGGTTCTCGACGATCTTCTGATGCAGCATGGGTTTCCTCCCTTGGAAAAACAGCATTGCGCTTGCTGTGGAAGGAAGAGTGAGACCGAACGCGCATTTCCGGTAGAGCGGCGCCGTGCTTGGCGACGCCGACTGTTTCAGAATTGAGACAGGATCAGTTGAGAGAAAGCCGCTTCATCTTTCGGTAGAGGGTCGCCCGGCTGATACCGAGGAGATCGGCGGCCATGGACACATTGCCCTTGGCCCGCGATAAAGCGCGGCGCAGAGCCGCCCTCTCGGCTCCGGGCAATTCCTCCCGCTCGCCCGGCAGTTCCTCCTCGAGCAGGTCGGACGCGGGAATCCCGCCGGCGATGCGCTCGTTGTCGAGCCCAAGGCACAGCCGCGCAGCCCGCGTCGCACCGAGGACGAGATCGTCGCGGTCGACGGCAAGCAATGCAGGTCCCGCCCGATCGACCGGCACGAGCACGATACGGGCGCCGGCAAAGGCGCGGCGGAAAAGATTGGCCTCGATGCGGGCCGCGGCATCGCGCACCGCCTGCGAGAGGATCGAAAGCGTCGCCTCGGAGGCGTCGTCGCGGCAGGTGGAGATGTCGATTGCCGCGGCGAGCTTTCCGCTCTCGTCGCGGATCGGCGCCGTGGCGCAGCTGAGGCCGATATTGCGGCTGAGGAAGTGTTGGTCGCGATGGATGAGGACCGGACGCTCGTCCGCGATCGCCGTGCCGATGCCGTTGGTCCCGACGCTCGCCTCGCTCCATACGGTTCCGGACCACAATCCGATGCCGCGGAAGTCCGCATCGTCGCCGCCGGCCCCGCGACGTTCCAACGCCACACCCTTCCCGTCGGTAAGCAGCAGGCAGCACCCGGCCTTGCCGACGGCGGCGAACAGCCGGTCGAGCTCGCCGGCCGCTTCTGCGATCAGCGCGCCGGAGCTTTCACGCGCCTGCCGGAATTCGGCTTCCGAAAGCCGCCAGGGCGAACGCGCTTCCTCCGGCGCCAGGCCGTGCAGCGTCATGCAGCGGC
Encoded here:
- a CDS encoding isocitrate lyase/PEP mutase family protein; amino-acid sequence: MEKQQDKYRAFRALHEREGAFVIPNPWDAGSARILAAMGFEALATTSAGLAFSIGRRDSAAALSRDVILQNARAIVEATELPVSADLEDGFGEDPRCCAETVSLAAGVGLVGGSIEDATGDAADPVFEFDLAVERVAAAAQEARKRPFVLTARAENFLCGRPDLDDTIRRLVAFEEAGADVLYAPGLPDIEAIRTVCSSVKRPVNVVMGLAGQVYTVEQLQEAGVKRISVGGSFARAALAGLMRAAREVREHGTFTYASDAMPAREAASYMLDVKR
- a CDS encoding class I SAM-dependent methyltransferase, encoding MTNPLADKIKALIRTTGPISVTDYFSLCLADPQHGYYRAREPFGRAGDFTTAPEVSQLFGEMIGIFLVHAWQQHAAPANAIIAEIGPGRGTMMSDMLRVIRRLAPALYRTATVHLVETSERLRQVQARTLAEHEGKVRWHESFDGLPSGFLLLAANELFDAIPIRQFVRTAQGFRERMVGLDAEGRLTFAAGIAGIDPTLLPSAAASVPEGMIFEISPARDAVMAALCERLRAGGGTAIIIDYGHLATGYGDTLQAVRNHEYDPPLANPGLADLTSHVDFEQLASRAKAEGVQINGLARQGDFLVGLGLLERAAALGRDKDETTQEGIRGDVERLAGSGTGNMGELFKVLVVSSPEVALTPFQKKAL
- a CDS encoding DUF779 domain-containing protein; translation: MSEEAAEPRVLATDAAIDLIREIRRDHPDILFHQSGGCCDGSSPMCYPAGDYIVGDNDVKLGEIDGVPVYISSSQYQLWKHTQLIIDVVPGRGGMFSLDNGRERRFLTRSRLFGGGGACAVQPRA
- the lgt gene encoding prolipoprotein diacylglyceryl transferase, which codes for METIATRLAILPFPEIDPVIFTIGPLAVRWYGLAYVAGILLGWLYARRIIQNASLWRNGTAPFNLAQLDDFLLWAAGGIVLGGRIGYILFYDLGSILENPVRAIQIWNGGMSFHGGLLGTTLAMIIFARRNAIHLWSLFDVVAAVVPIGLFFGRIANFINGELWGRLSSMPWAVVFPTGGPFARHPSQLYEAALEGIVLLAVLAWFVYRRKALKIPGLVTGIFVCGYAASRIFVEFFREPDAQIGYLAGGWLTMGMVLSLPMALVGIWAIARARSAAAAA
- a CDS encoding YbjN domain-containing protein, with the translated sequence MSLLEMEVERQSNPVDMIEFVAANNDWSFERSGEDEIAMTVEGRWADYHVSFSWMEEFEALHLACAFDIKVPDSRANEVIRLLSHINGQVLMGHFDLWRQEEVIIFRQSLLLAGGAEPTNQQVEVLLSNALDACESYFQAFQFVVWSGMDAQRAVDAVLFETVGEA
- the pgeF gene encoding peptidoglycan editing factor PgeF is translated as MQDDVSPSPVQSPLFDAKAGPAIAHGYFTRKGGVSEGIYRGLNVGLGSNDERERVGENRARVARWFEAEPRRLATVHQVHSADAIVVDGSYDGARPDADALVTATPGIVLGVLSADCGPVLFADPEAGVIGAAHAGWKGALGGVLESTIEAMTSLGARRERIIACLGPSISQKHYEVGPEFVARFVDAEASYESFFAPSGRDGHAMFDLPGLTVRRLAEAGVTAENLGICTYADEDRFFSYRRATHRREPDYGRQMSAISIREV
- a CDS encoding M24 family metallopeptidase, which encodes MALHFAEEEYAARLARLTAKMQEEKLDAMLLFAQESMYWLTGYDTFGYCFFQTLVVKRDGTMVLLTRSADLRQARHTSNIERIEIWVDRVNADPAMDLKNLLSELDLLGCRIGVEYDTHGMTGRTARLVDHQLSTFGELVDASLLVSRLRLIKSPAEIAHVEKAASLADDALDAALPLIRPGGSEADILAAMQGAVFAGGGDYPANEFIIGSGADALLCRYKAGRRNLDANDQLTLEWTGVSAHYHAAMMRTIVIGEPSNRHRELYSACRETIQAIEMVLRPGNTFGTVFDVHAKIMDERGLARHRLNACGYSLGARFSPSWMEHQMFHIGNPQEIEPDMSLFVHMIIMDSDSGTAMTLGQTYLTTADTPRPLSRYGLDFISA
- a CDS encoding ribose-phosphate pyrophosphokinase yields the protein MKVFAGNSNRLLAEAICNYLNLPLGKATVRRFADQEIFVEIGENVRGEDVFIVQSTSFPTNDHLMELLIMIDAVRRSSARRITAVLPYFGYARQDRKPGPRTPISAKLVANLITEAGADRVLTLDLHAGQIQGFFDIPTDNLYAVPILARDVKENYNLKNVMVVSPDVGGVVRARALAKRLDCLLAIVDKRRDRPGESEVMNVIGEVNGKDCLLIDDIVDSGGTLCNAAEALLKNGATSVTAYITHGVLSGGAVARVTSSMLKELVITDSIQPTTAVQSAHNIRVISTAALLGEAISRTSQEESVSSLFD
- the proC gene encoding pyrroline-5-carboxylate reductase, with the translated sequence MSIAVSGPIVLVGAGNMGGAMLAGWLKSGVRGNDVLVIDPGPSPAMAKLMADSGVQHATSAPAGVKAGAIFLAVKPQVMETALPPLKGLVGSQTVVVSVAAGKTLGFIERHLGEAATVRAMPNTPAMIGRGVTGAFANARVSEAQRALVQDLLKVSGPVEWVRTEADIDAVTAVSGSGPAYVFYLVECMAEAGRKAGLEADLAMRLARETVAGAGELLHQSPDDAARLRQNVTSPGGTTAAALAVLMAADGMQPLFDRAIAAARKRAEELAGSV
- a CDS encoding accessory factor UbiK family protein; this encodes MSTGANRILDDLARLMTDAAGAAQGVRREVEAAFRAQTENWLNSLDVVKREEFEAVKEMAARARDENDALLARIEALEARLATTGPAAGDITTGK